A single genomic interval of Pseudorasbora parva isolate DD20220531a chromosome 21, ASM2467924v1, whole genome shotgun sequence harbors:
- the fam20a gene encoding pseudokinase FAM20A, which yields MRRDRLLVALTLVTLLAADIHFVLLPRLKSWYHLPRESCECRVANGSLDDRGATTLTWMGLNFTPVSTERSSKLERLFSHPLYNIRLPELGPDELLLQHEELMNYYQRKVSRWDRLKKFYIEAAAASNITIPDHPVTFDPEASWLQFHLGINRYALYSRDESSVDRLLRDMQTATVISADFTQDEKALKGACDCSQVVKPSGLHLKLALKLQDFGKAMFKPMRQERHEETPENFFYFVDFQRHNAEIAAFHLDRVLDFRRVPPVVGRFVNVTGEILYITHNEELRSVFFISPANNTCFFAKCLYVCKSEYAVCGHPDLLEGSMSAYLPGLSIAPRISIPNPWIRAYSFTGREEWEVNPSYCDTVKKLYPYNSGNRLLNIIDMAVFDFLTGNMDRHHYEIFTKFGDDGFLLHLDNARGFGRHSHDEMSILAPLTQCCMIKRSTLSRLNLLSESEYRLSDVMRESLSRDPLAPVLTEEHLQALDRRLAQVLRTVGKCVKKLGEPHVVITDFVESSRLTTSHRGGNKR from the exons ATGAGGAGGGACCGGCTGCTGGTGGCCCTCACGTTGGTCACCCTCTTGGCGGCTGACATCCATTTTGTCCTGCTTCCCAGACTCAAAAGCTGGTATCATCTGCCCAGAGAAAGCTGCGAGTGCAGGGTCGCCAATGGCAGCCTGGATGACAGAGGTGCTACAACCTTAACTTGGATGGGCCTGAATTTCACTCCAGTTTCCACTGAGCGAAGCTCTAAGCTGGAGCGGCTGTTCAGCCATCCGCTGTACAACATCCGTCTTCCAGAACTTGGGCCCGACGAACTGCTACTACAGCACGAGGAGCTCATGAACTACTACCAGAGGAAAGTGAGCCGCTGGGACAG ACTGAAAAAGTTCTACATCGAGGCGGCAGCAGCTTCAAACATCACTATACCTGATCATCCTGTGACCTTCGACCCGGAGGCCAGTTGGCTGCAGTTCCATCTAGGGATCAACCGGTATGCGCTGTATTCAAGAGACGAGAGCAGCGTCGACAGACTCCTGCGGGACATGCAGACGGCCACCGTCATCAGTGCAG ATTTCACTCAGGATGAGAAAGCTTTGAAGGGCGCGTGCGACTGCTCCCAAG TGGTTAAACCCAGTGGTCTTCACCTGAAGTTGGCCCTGAAACTCCAAGACTTTGGCAAAGCTATGTTTAAACCAATGAG ACAGGAGCGGCACGAAGAGACTCCAGAGAACTTCTTCTATTTTGTCGACTTTCAGAGACACAATGCTGAGATTGCAGCTTTCCACCTCGACAG ggtGCTGGACTTCCGGAGGGTTCCGCCTGTGGTGGGGCGATTCGTTAATGTGACGGGTGAAATCTTGTACATTACCCACAATGAAGAACTGCGCAGTGTTTTCTTCATCTCTCCAG CCAACAACACGTGTTTCTTCGCTAAGTGTTTATACGTGTGCAAGTCGGAGTATGCAGTGTGTGGTCACCCCGATCTGCTGGAGGGGTCCATGTCTGCTTACCTGCCCGGCTTGAGCATCGCCCCGCGGATCTCCATCCCAAACCCCTGGATCCGCGCCTACAGCTTCACCGGCAGAGAGGA GTGGGAGGTCAATCCGTCATACTGCGACACAGTCAAAAAGCTTTATCCCTACAACTCTGGGAACAGACTGCTCAACATTATTGACATGGCCGTTTTTGACTTTCTCACAG GAAACATGGACAGGCACCACTACGAAATTTTCACCAAGTTTGGAGATGATGGTTTCCTTCTTCACTTAGACAACGCCAGAGG ATTTGGACGGCATTCCCATGATGAGATGTCCATTCTTGCTCCACTGACACAATGCTGCAT GATCAAGCGCTCTACGCTCTCCAGACTGAATCTTTTGTCCGAGTCCGAGTACCGCCTGAGTGACGTTATGAGGGAGTCCCTCTCCAGAGACCCTCTCGCACCAGTGTTGACGGAGGAGCACCTGCAGGCCTTGGACCGCCGGCTGGCCCAGGTGCTCAGGACAGTGGGCAAGTGTGTGAAGAAGCTGGGAGAACCACATGTGGTGATCACAGACTTTGTGGAATCATCCAGACTAACTACAAGCCATCGAGGAGGCAATAAGAGGTGA